In Pseudomonas sp. Leaf58, one DNA window encodes the following:
- a CDS encoding DUF2934 domain-containing protein: protein MMSVEEKRIREFAYQIWESEGKPAGQEDRHWEMARKLAEAEALAPKAAPRKRAPAKPKVTAAPTAPAEPKVAALPGVKPAAAKKPRAAKKPTAG from the coding sequence GTGATGAGTGTTGAAGAAAAACGTATCCGCGAATTTGCCTATCAGATCTGGGAATCCGAGGGCAAGCCAGCCGGCCAGGAAGATCGCCATTGGGAAATGGCCCGCAAGCTGGCTGAAGCCGAGGCCCTGGCACCCAAGGCGGCACCGCGCAAGCGGGCGCCGGCCAAGCCGAAAGTGACAGCGGCGCCGACGGCCCCTGCCGAGCCCAAGGTGGCCGCCCTGCCTGGGGTTAAACCGGCGGCAGCGAAAAAGCCTCGGGCAGCGAAAAAGCCCACAGCGGGTTGA
- the glgX gene encoding glycogen debranching protein GlgX, producing the protein MSPRTPKKTRSVAPSRIREGLPFPLGATWDGLGVNFALFSANATKVELCLFDSTGEQEIERIELPEYTDEIYHGYLPDAHPGLVYGYRVYGPYEPENGHRFNPNKLLIDPYAKQLVGSLQWSEALFGYTIGHPDGDLSFDERDSAPFVPKCKVIDPAFTWGRDQRVSVPWERTILYEAHTRGISMRHPAVPEALRGTFAGLANDALLKHIKELGVSSIELLPIHAFVNDQHLLDKGLNNYWGYNSIAFFAPHPRYLASGKIAEFKEMVAHLHDAGLEVILDVVYNHTAEGNERGPTLSMRGIDNASYYRLMPDNKRYYINDSGTGNTLDLSHPCVLQLVTDSLRYWAGEMHVDGFRFDLATILGRYHDGYSERHGFLVACRQDPMLSQVKLIAEPWDCGPGGYQVGNFAPGWAEWNDRFRDTVRAFWKGDEGQLADFASRMTASGDMFNNRGRRPYASVNFITAHDGFTLRDLVSYNQKHNEDNDENNQDGTDNNLSWNCGAEGPTDDPAVNALRMRQMRNFFATLLLAQGTPMIVAGDEFSRTQHGNNNAYCQDSEIGWVDWDLDQEGEELLAFVKRLTRLRLAYPVLRRSRFLVGDYNEAIGVKDVTWLAPDGNEMSVAQWEDPHGRCLGMLIDGRAQVSGIARPGAEATVLLIVNAHHDIVPFKLPAVPEGDYWSCLVDTDRPELRKGQHLQFDSTFEVKGRSLLLMVLQRDEE; encoded by the coding sequence ATGAGCCCCCGCACCCCGAAGAAAACCCGCTCAGTCGCCCCATCGCGCATCCGCGAAGGCCTGCCCTTCCCCCTCGGCGCCACCTGGGATGGCCTTGGGGTCAATTTTGCCCTGTTCTCGGCCAACGCCACCAAGGTCGAGCTGTGCCTGTTCGATTCCACCGGCGAGCAGGAAATCGAACGCATCGAGCTGCCCGAATACACCGATGAGATCTACCACGGCTACCTGCCCGACGCTCACCCCGGGTTGGTCTACGGCTACCGCGTGTACGGCCCCTATGAGCCGGAAAACGGCCACCGCTTCAACCCCAACAAGCTGCTGATCGACCCCTACGCCAAGCAACTGGTCGGTAGCCTGCAATGGTCCGAGGCGCTGTTCGGCTATACCATCGGCCACCCTGACGGCGACTTGTCGTTTGACGAGCGGGACAGCGCGCCGTTCGTGCCCAAATGCAAGGTGATCGACCCGGCCTTCACCTGGGGCCGTGACCAGCGCGTGTCGGTGCCGTGGGAGCGCACGATCCTCTACGAGGCCCACACCCGCGGCATCAGCATGCGCCACCCGGCGGTGCCAGAAGCGCTGCGCGGCACCTTCGCCGGGCTGGCCAACGACGCGCTGCTCAAGCACATCAAAGAGCTGGGTGTTTCCAGCATCGAATTGCTGCCGATCCACGCCTTCGTCAACGACCAGCACTTGTTGGACAAGGGCCTGAACAACTACTGGGGCTACAACAGCATCGCCTTTTTCGCCCCGCACCCACGCTACCTGGCCAGCGGCAAGATCGCCGAGTTCAAGGAAATGGTCGCGCACCTGCACGACGCCGGGCTGGAGGTGATCCTCGACGTGGTCTACAACCACACCGCCGAAGGCAACGAGCGCGGCCCCACCCTATCGATGCGCGGCATCGACAACGCCTCGTACTACCGCCTGATGCCCGACAACAAACGCTACTACATCAACGATTCCGGCACCGGCAACACCCTCGACCTCAGCCACCCCTGCGTGCTGCAACTGGTCACCGACTCACTGCGCTACTGGGCCGGCGAAATGCATGTGGACGGTTTCCGCTTCGACCTGGCAACCATTTTGGGCCGTTACCACGATGGCTACAGCGAGCGCCATGGCTTCCTCGTCGCTTGCCGCCAGGACCCGATGCTAAGCCAGGTCAAGCTGATCGCCGAGCCTTGGGACTGCGGCCCGGGCGGTTACCAAGTGGGCAACTTCGCACCGGGCTGGGCAGAATGGAACGACCGCTTCCGCGACACCGTGCGTGCCTTCTGGAAAGGCGACGAAGGCCAACTGGCCGATTTTGCCTCGCGCATGACCGCCTCGGGTGACATGTTCAATAACCGTGGCCGGCGCCCCTATGCCTCGGTCAACTTTATCACCGCCCACGACGGTTTTACCCTGCGCGACCTGGTCTCGTACAACCAAAAGCACAACGAAGACAACGACGAAAACAACCAGGACGGCACCGACAACAACCTGTCATGGAACTGCGGCGCCGAAGGGCCGACCGACGACCCGGCGGTGAATGCCCTGCGCATGCGCCAGATGCGCAACTTCTTTGCCACCCTGCTGTTGGCCCAGGGCACGCCGATGATCGTCGCCGGTGACGAGTTCAGCCGGACCCAGCACGGCAACAACAATGCCTACTGCCAGGACAGCGAGATTGGCTGGGTGGACTGGGACCTGGACCAGGAAGGCGAAGAGCTGCTGGCCTTCGTCAAGCGCCTGACCCGCCTGCGCTTGGCCTACCCGGTACTGCGCCGCTCGCGCTTTCTGGTGGGTGACTACAATGAGGCCATCGGGGTCAAGGACGTGACCTGGCTGGCACCGGATGGCAACGAGATGAGCGTGGCGCAGTGGGAAGACCCGCACGGGCGCTGCCTGGGCATGTTGATCGATGGCCGGGCGCAGGTCAGCGGTATCGCCCGGCCAGGCGCCGAGGCCACCGTGCTGCTGATCGTCAACGCCCACCACGACATCGTGCCGTTCAAGCTGCCAGCGGTACCCGAAGGGGATTACTGGAGCTGCCTGGTCGATACCGACCGCCCGGAGCTGCGCAAGGGCCAACATCTGCAGTTCGATAGCACATTCGAGGTAAAGGGGCGGTCGCTGTTGCTGATGGTGTTGCAGCGGGATGAAGAGTGA